Below is a window of Neofelis nebulosa isolate mNeoNeb1 chromosome 8, mNeoNeb1.pri, whole genome shotgun sequence DNA.
GAGACTGGTTGAGACCAATAAGTGAGTAGAGATAAGGAGAAGCAAGGACTGTGCTCTGGAGCATTCCCAGACTAAAagatgggggaagaggaggaagctgcAGAGGATCCGGAGACAGTGACCAGGGAGGTAGAAGGGAAACTAGAGCAATGTCCTGGAAGCCAGGTGAAGAGCTATCCAAGAGGGGAAAACCATCAACTGGGTCAGGTGTTGCTGATGTACGACCTGATGTAGACACTTTAAATCCACCATTTCGAATTGGTTACCAAAGCAATGATTTCATTAGTGTGCTTTCTCAACTTTAGTAACTTGTAAGTGACAGTTGTAGAGTCTCATTATATCTATGGCTAAAGTTGCGGTATTTGGGTTACAGTTATttcctgtaatttatttttgtatgtgtgtgtgaatttatttcatggtctttttaaaaaatggccaagGGGGCCATTTTTGTGAATTGGTAGTGACTTTTGAAGTAAACTAAGAGCAAAGTTGTCACTGAGCTCCAAGATTCCTACACACTTGCGATTTCCAGTAATCGAtgcactgtggtcagagaaggcaCATTGTACACTGACTAAATCATTGTGAAATACCCAGCTGGAAATGGAGTGGCAAAGTATCTGGTTAAAGTAAGTGCTTTTGAAAACCATGCTGGTTTTCAGACATTTTGAAGTAATTTAGAATGCATCTGCCCCATCCTGATTAGCTGCGTAAGGTTAGATAACACCAAACATCCCTTCTCCTAAGAAAATGGCTTGCCACTTCAAGATTACATCTTAGTTTTTTACCCAAGGTTTGTATTGTATCATTTCTCCACATGAAACGTCTTCCTCAACTACACCTTCTCTCAGAGACTCTAAATTGCACACTATCCTTCCCAAATGAGCAGAAGAATGGCATTCTGTTAAAAAGATGAACAGCTGGTCATGTAGAAATTCCCTGGAATGTTCATTTGTCCTGCGAAGGCAGGCAGAGAAGCGAGCTGTGAGGTGCAGGGTTTGTCACTGGTACACggaattgttcatttttaaacaatgttaCTAGAAATCTTTATATGATTCAGATACTTGCTTTTCTCCATTAACAATTGGAAGGCGCTGAGAACCTGCCAAATGCAATTCAGTGGGACTAAGGACGGTGCTGGAATTGTCTCATTTGCTAAGACACTGTTTCTTACGTTAAGATTCAGGACCCTCCCGTGTTTAAAAGTTATCCTGTGTTTTCAATTACCTTGGGATTCAGTTGGAAATTTTTCGCATGACATAAAGGATTTGACTCTTCCTCCCACAAgctcctctctcatttcttccctTGTTGAATTCTTTGTTTCAGCCATAAGAAACTAGCTGATGAGCTAACTCCTCCCGTCTTTCTTGGACACAAGGAGCAGTCTTTCCTCTTACTTTGGCCAACTCGGGTTTGTCCATTCATTTCTTCGAGTGTTTCTTCTTTGTATCCTCAGGGTCGATTCACAGTTGGGTCTGTTTACTTAATGGATGAATTTCCCCACCAAGAGGTTTGGTTTCGGTTTGtgctctattttgttttgttttccagaatttctatagaattttttaaaaatgagtgtaGTAGGAGGGAGCTACGGGCGAGTACAGCATTACCTCCCCCAGGTCACAGATAAGTGAGATTGCAAAAACAGATCTGGCCCGTTAGGCGTTCCCAAAGAGAGAGACCCGTGGAGGCCAACCGGCTGTTGGAGCGCTAAGCTGTGCCTTAAAGTGTGAGGTGTCTCAGCCCTGGACATTACCCCGGGTTTGTAACTGGAGTTGAGTTAATGTTGTGAGATGTTGCAGGCCCGTACGGATGGGTCAAGAAGGAATCCGGAGAGCTTGTGTCCCGGGTAAAGATTGGCTAGTGCCGGAGGTCCCGGGTCGAGAAAAGGAAGGCCAGACGTCCTGTTAAGTGAGTCCCCCTTCTCCAACCCTTCCAAACCGGACATACGTAGCGCTATGGCCTTGATCGCCCTCTCTGCTCCAAGAAGAGCTAGTTAATGACTGTGAGCAAATAGGAGTGTGAAGACAGCGTGTCCTCTGGGGCCTTTGTGCCTTGAGCTGTTTACGTAGGGTCCGGGGGACCCACACTTCCGCGGGACTCCGCGGCTCGCGAGCCctacccccagcctcctccctcggACACTGGCTTTGCGAGATCTCCGGGCTCATCGCGAATGCCTGGGTTTGGTCCCCGAGGGCAGCGAGACAGCTCGGCATTCCAGGCACTGTCTGGTAGCCGTGCCCACCCTCGCAGCCCTATGCTCATTTTCtgaggctgttagcacagagccccgccGGCCGGGATAGGCGGGACGGTAGGATGGCCTCTCGACGCCCTCTGGGTGTCGGCACTCGTCGCCGGGCACCTGGGGCGCCCAGGGCCGTCGCCCTACGCACAGACGAGGAGTTTCCGGGGCTGGAGTCCCTGCAGCCAGCGCAGGGAACAAGCGCGGAAGAGAGTGGGCGGCGGGAGGCGGAGCAAGAGATGCGGGGGGCGTGGACGCGGCCCGCTTTGGAAAGGCCCCAAGTTAATGAGGCGTGCGCCGGCAGCAGAGCGCCTTTCCGAGCTGGGCTTTCCCCCGCGGTGCGGGCGCCAGGAGCCGCCTTTTCCGCTGGGTGTcactcgggggtgggggggatggccCATTCAAAAGCGCCGCGAGGGGGCCCGGCCAGTGCCTTTCAGTGAGCGCTCGAAAGAGGACGGCAGAGGCCCGGAGGCTCGCTGCTCCGGGACCTTGTGGCGCATCAGGACGCGGCTGCCCTCCTGCCCGGACCCCGAGCCGCCTCCGCCGCCGTCGCTCTGCTTCCTGCGCGTTAGCCTTCTCTGCGCGCTCCGGGCAGGCGGCCGCGGGAGCCGCTGGGGCGAGGACGGCgcgcggctgctgctgctgcccccgGCCCGGGCGGCTGGAAGTGGAGAGGCCGAGCCGATCGGCGCCCCTCCCTATGCCGGGAGGATGTTGGAGAGCAGCGGCTGCAAAGCGCTGAAGGAGGGTGTGTTGGAGAAGCGCAGCGACGGGTTGCTGCAGCTCTGGAAGAAAAAGTGCTGCATCCTCACTGAGGAGGGGCTGCTGCTCATCCCGCCCAAGCAGCTCcaacaccagcagcagcagcagcagcagcagcaacagcccGGGCAGGGGCCGGCCGAACCGTCCCAACCCGGAGGGCCCGCCGTGGCCAGCCTCGAGCCGCCGGTCAAGCTCAAGGAATTGCACTTTTCCAACATGAAGACCGTGGACTGCGTGGAGCGCAAGGGCAAGTATATGTACTTCACTGTGGTGATGGCCGAGGGCAAGGAGATCGACTTTCGGTGCCCGCAGGACCAGGGCTGGAACGCCGAGATCACGCTGCAGATGGTGCAGTACAAGAACCGTCAGGCTATCCTGGCGGTCAAGTCCACGCGGCAGAAGCAGCAGCACCTGGTCCAGCAGCAGCCCCCGCAGCCGcagccccaaccccagccccagccccagccccagcctcagcctcagcctcagccccagccccagcctcagcctcagccccagACACAATCTCAGCCGCAGCCCCAGCCCAAGCCCCAGCCGCTCCACCCATATCCGCATCCGCACCCTCACCCGCACCCGCACCAACTACCGCACTCGCACCAACAACCGCTCTCACAACCGCTCTCGCAGCCGCACGGCCACCGGCTCCTCCGCAGCACCTCCAACTCTGCCTGAAGGGGGCAGCACCCGGGCCAGACCAGGTAAGGTCCCGGCAACGCGGGCTACTCAGGGCCTTTCCGAGGAGTAGGTctcggggcgggcggggggagtAGGTCTTGTGCGGAGGAGTAGGAAACCTAAGTCACGGGTTTGGCGCTtggagaggaaaatgagaaattattacAAGTTTCTGCAGATGTGGAAAGAAGGGAAGCAAGCTGGAGCCTGGAAAGGccgggcagagaggggaggatggggaaCTCGGGCCAGGCTGGGAGGCCTCGCGGACCGGCCTCCTCCCGACGCTGGCCCGCGCGGGGGTCCGTGGTGCGCTTCCCAGCGACGCCGCGGGCTCCCTCCGTCGCTTCCCACGTGCGCCGCTTCGCTGTGTCTGGGCACTCGAGGGAGAGACCCCGGTGTCTTTCCGAGCACGCTCTGTGCACCGGACTGGCCCGAAGAGAACTGGGTCGTGGAGGATTCTGAGCCACTTACTTCATTGCCTGTCATTTCTTTCCAGGTTTTGAGGACTTAAAGTGGGACGAACACCTGTCTATTGTCTTCACTTGAATCGAAAACAAAAGTCTCCCCGCCCTGCACGAGATCGAGTAGTTTGGACCTCACCCGACTGATAACTTGAGATTCCTCTTAGTTTTCTGCATACTCTTCATCACAATGCAAGAGACGGTTTCAGTCCAGAAGGCTTTATTTATGAACCTTTGAAAGGCTCTTCCAGTATGGTGGACCTTCTAGGAGCGATGATgtactgtaattttattttaatgtattttgatttatgattatttattagtttttttaaatgcttgttttaaGACATTTCTGAATGTAGGCCGTTTTCCAAAagagaaacttttattttcaaaaacctATTCCCTAGTAAGTTCtgatcctggaaaagaaaaaagtagaagggCGGTGGAGGGGAAAACCATTAAGAACTCATTcgttattcctaggcattttcaGAAGGTCTGACACTTTCATTGTTATGCCAGGTGGTTGAAATTAAACTCTgatattacttcattttttttttgagattttttctttAGACATATATTTTCTGTAGAAGTTTAAGAAAGCTAAGTGTTCAAAATTGTGTAATTATGAAAATCTAACCGCTTTTCTAAAAGGAAATTCATAGTAGTGGTATctaattccaaatatttaaacCATAACCCAAGGTGACAGCAGGATGAGCATATCTTGAATGTACGGTAGGGCTGGGTGTAATGTAGGAAAAGCTTTGCTTGTATCATCCGTTTGAAGGGCTTAGTAAGGAGATTTCCATGGTTTCTGAGTATGACTGCCTTAGGTGTTTCCTTTCAAAAAACACAGTGCAGGGGAAAGAAAACCATTCAGCTTGCTTAAGAGAACATTTGTGCTCTTATCCACACGAGAGATTACCCTTCTCCAAGATCTTCACATGCTCCGCTTGAACCACGTTTTCTGACCCTTTTACCCTAGGGTCTAGAAATACACCCTAGAATCTCATAGCTTAAAATacagtttgtaaatatttcaaaggACCAGGGGTCACTGCTTTTAGGTATTCATACTGAAAATAACGTTGATCAGAGAAACCCACTGTTTTACTTTTCATGGCTCTGTGAGACATTTGAGGGTTCTATGTTTTGTAGTTAGGTTAGCTAAACTCAGAAATTGAAAAAGGAAGGACAGGATAAACACTGGATTTTCAGTGAGAAAACAACCCAGTCTTGTTTTAGCAGCCACTTGTTCAGGAGTCtgaggggcggggtggaggggggaggatgTGCTTTTAAAGGTAGAACAAGCCCTCCTCTGTGTCAAATCAAAAGGATGGTCAGAATCCACAAGGGCAGATGCTACTTAAGCTTAAAAAGAGCATAGTTGATACCAAATCTTCCTGGGGCTGAAAATCACTTCCTATCTGCATGGCTTTACTGACAGTCTCTGTTTCCCATTACCTTTTCCGCAAAGTCTTGATCAGTATTTTTCCAGCACTCAAATTGGAATGGTCAGGATTAGGCGATTGCTATGTTATGTGgtcaagaaatgaaaatagaattttatgcTAGAGATGTCTTTATTCTCCTTCCATCTAGAAAGGAGTCTCAAGATCAGATTCCTGTTTAGTGCAATATTGAAGTGATGAAACTTTGAGATCACAACCCGAATCTGAAAAGTTGTGGGGCAAGACTACAAGTCAGGCAAATGGCAAGCAGAACTGAATTGGGCTCTCGCTTTCAGTGGCTAAGGCACGGTTGTGAAAATACGCtgtaaagattttatatatacaggATACAGGCAACTCAGACAGCAAATCTGAAGAGTTCTTAAGTGTGATTTGGCTTCTGAGAAGCTACTGCTGTGCATTTTAGAGAATGCCTCTTTGTACTGTCATTTTAATGCATGCAGATCATATAACCCCCAATTAAACCGCAGTTTTTTATGTCAAGTTTTGTGCTATAAAAATAGTAAAGTCcataccaaatatttttaaaattgagattcaCGTGGgcttttaaaagacatttgttACGTTGTTAGATTACATATAGGCCAGGTAGtattgttgaaaaaaaatctgcctgGGCTCCCTCCCGGCTGCTGGAATCTTCTggcactccctcccctcccccaccacaatGGCTATGGTTGTTAATGGGGCCACCAGAATCATGGTTCCTTATCTTGTCTTTCCACAGCCCTTATTCCTTGGTCTGCTGTGATATTTACATTGAGTTGGCCCTCTTAGTGGCTCTCTCGTCTGAACCCCTCTTAGCATTTACCTGTGAAACCTCAGAAATTAGGAAGGAGAGGAATaggatgttttttgttgtttgacaCTTTGAAATGATTGTGGCTGAAAAATTTTTtcagaataacaacaacaaaaaaagcacgcttaccaaaacaaaacacaaatgcaaaTCACTTAATGTGATTTGCAGTGGCAGAATTCTACCATATTCTCTAAGAAAATGATAGAAACCACTTAAGGTATTCTGAGGCCTGACAAATCACCTTCAtggaaaaaggtaaaaatgattCTTTCAATCCAAcacaaggaaaggggaaggggcaggtccATAGAAGACGCACCCCTTAAATAAACACAGTGTAAAAAGTTGGAAAAACTAAAAGGAATGTCCCCATCTGGAAACTGAAATTTTGTCCTTGAACTTGGGTTGACACCGAGGCCTTGTACACAGCGCGCTCAGTAACTATTTGTGGAGACAAattaatgaaagaaggaaaaaatatgtaactCCCAGTATCCAGGAGGTGGTTTCTCTTGGCTCACACAGTGCTTCCTTCACTTGCTTTCTTGTCGTTCCCCAAGAGCAAGTAATACTGGGCAGGCTAAGCCTCATGACGAAGCTCCTTAGACATACTTTCTTAGCAGAAATGCACGTAGATCTATCTGCGTATGCCCTACAGGGAGTGCTGAGGTCAGGGAGTAAACGGTTATAAAGGACCCTTTCGAAATGAACATTTCCGTCATAGAGGAAGTTGGGATTCTCTCATCATGGCAGAAACCAAACTAACTGTATAATTTCACttcacatgtttctttttttcattggaaaaAACCTCCATTGGGAggtttaaacaacaacaaaaaactcaacCTCAACTCATTGCTTAAAGGAGATCCCTTTCCACGTACACACCGTGAGGAAATCTGGCTTAAACCCAAAGGCCCGCTTTAACTCCTTCCTGCTCTGGTGTACTAATGCTGTATTTCTCTTACAGacccctcactttaaatctgacGCTCCGCGAGCGTGTTGCCAGTGTGTGGGTGGGAGCACACTGCTTGTTTTCTGTTCCCCGGGGAAAGCGACTTGGTTTTAGCTTGGCTCCAATCATTTGCAGGCTGAGAAGAGGGTCTGAGGCTTGAGTGAAGCTGGAGCCAGCAATCCCATGGATCCCAGAGCTCTGTAGGTGAAACCAGGCCTGTGAACATCCCTTCTCTCTTCATTGGGTCAAACTAATTTGCTTTTGCTTTACCAATAAACTGCCTTCAGCAGCAGAATCATATTTAAATTTGGGGATTACAGAGCTTGATATTGAGTATATCAGCGATTCTCCCGAGAGAAATATACCTGTTCACTTAAAGCAACCTAAGATGTATTAATTGTGGAATTCTGGTGAATGGGTTTTAGAGAACTGTTTTCTAAATTCTTGACACAATTCGAAGGGTGACTTTTTCATCTGCGGTGTTGAGCAGCCAATCTAGATTTACAGGAGATTGGATGACAAAGTGGTCTGTGACTTTGTTGGCAGGACATTTGCTGAATGGAGGATAGGAGCCAACAGGGTTTTCCTGCCAGGGCATTATTGTCCAGTGAGGGCAGCGGAAGGGCTCTGGAAACATCCGCAGAAAAGCAGAAAAGCTGTGAGACCTTCCCCAGCCTGCTCTTCAGCCGACCTGTCGGTGATCAGTTAGGCTTTGAGGAAGATTTTAATAATAGGTGGTTCTTCGAgatcactgtatttattttgagaagaggacGCGATGGTCCGTTATATGCCGCTGTCGATCTTAAAGTCTTAGAATATGCAGATGTCAGCTTCTGAAAACCAAGCATCACCAGGTACCAAATGCTTTAGAAAGTATCCCATTTGTGAACTCAATAGTGTGGTCATAGTTTGTATAAATATGTCTCAAATGATTTTGGAGagatgtgatttatttttcatattttaaaaatgcattccaTTTCAAATAAAGTATCTATGGAGATGACCAATCTGTGCATCTTTTGGCGGCCTTACGTGGTGCATACAGTGTGGTCCCCCTAGGAGAAAAGTTCTAAAGGCCTTGGCTGTTATGAAGGCCATGGCCATTCTGGGAAGGAAAGGACCGTTTTCAAGGTTGggaattctttttgaaaaattaccTGGGAGTTTTTAATAAAGAAGATAGTAATCCCCTAAGATCTTTTGATGAAACAACTAGCTTCCAGAATGCTAATGAATATGTGTTGGATTTTCCATAGCCCCCCAGAGGATGAGAAATGGTACCTAGTGATTAGCTTGAAGgcaattttctctgaaaattctaTAGCTCCCTATAGAAttggtttttggtgtttattcttttaatgtttaaaattttttcttgagagagagtgtgcaggaacagggtgggaggggcagagggagagagagagagcgagagaggaaagagagagggaatgttaagcaggctccattctcagcagGGGACTCTATCCcgagaccctgggatcatgacctgaactgaaatcaaaagttggacactcagccaactgagccacctgggtgcacCCCTATAGAATTGTTGGGGCCTGTCTCAACAGTGAATTTGCACTGCAGTTcaactctccctctccccaatcTTGTTTCCTTTGTTCCCTCACAGCTGAGGTTCCCAGGAACCCtgacccccctccccttcttccccccaAAATCTCCTGCAATCAAATCTGAGAGTCTCAAAACCTATTTCTCAGGGAACCCCATCTATGACTATGTCTGTGCATGAAGATATATAGGAAGAATGTAtgaatacacatatttatatatgtatgtatgtatatatatgtatttataaatgtatatacacaacATAATGGTTAGGCCTATGCTTTAGAGTGGAAGCTCTCAACCTGGGGAGATTTCATTCCCCGGGAGACATTTGACaatatttggagaaatttttGGTTTTCACAACTGGTGGTTTTCCAGAACTGTTTTCAAAACGCTTTGGTTTTCACAACTGGTTGGGTATCAGTGTTCACAGTGCTCAGGACAGAccttcacaacaaagaattatttagctcaaaatgtcaatagtgccaaagtTGAGAAACCATGCTTTAGAATCAGATCGTCTCGTTCTTATTAGTTGAGTCCCTTTGGCAAGTAATTTATTTTAGCTTCAGttttcatgtgtaaaatgcaGACAATGATAGTACCTGTCTCGCAGAGTTGTGAACCCAATACTAGGTGGTTCACATAAAGGGCTATTGCTATTCCTGTCACAAAGTAAGCATTCAACAAATAAGCATGGTAACTGTCatcctaattattattatttaaagtcaTATGGCAACATAGTATCCCATTGTTTTGATATATTATTTCATCAATTTTCCTACTGTCATCTAGTGagttcctgttttcctttttaaagtttatttatttattttgagaaagagagagagagagagagagcacttgcatgagagggggaggagcagagagaaagggagaaagaatcccaagcaggttccatgctgtcagtgcggagcccaacttgggcctcaacccacgaaccatgagatcatgacctgagccataatcaagagtcagatgctcaaccgattgagccacccaggtgccccattagttCCTGTTTGTATGCTATTATCAATATTGCTGCAATAAATATCTTCACGTGTTCATCATATTGAAAAGAGCAAGGACATGGATTCTAGTTCTGACTCTGCTCAGTCATGTGACATTAGGCAGctcatttcatctctctgagccctAGTCTGCTCATTTTAAGTCGGAATAGTAGCCCTGCCCTTGAGGAGATATTATGGACACACTATGAAGTGTAAGTGAAATCtgcatgagttcgagtcccagaGCCATCACTTAACCACTTTACTTACAGCAAAGttttatgcaaatgaaaacattgtTACTATCTGGATACCATTTTAAGAGAGATTAGATATTATATCTATAAATCTGTTATACCTATagatattaaatgtatatatatgtatatatatacgtatatatatatatatatataatacacatatgtgTTTTCCAATCCAAATAATTTAGATTTAAGAAGTAGAAGGTTAttgcaactaaaaaaaaaatagcatcaagTAATTCTTAGGTTTCTTTTTGTAGAATTTGAGCCAAATTTATACTTACATTAGAGTCAAAAGAATCATGTGAACATAATATTGAGACTATCCAGAATTATTGACAGAGGAAAACCTGAGGAATGAACGCACTGGCCATTGAACAGGTGTTATTACttgctttgcttctttttcagaACCTTGTTGGAAACTCTTGCCACATAGAAAGGCAAACAAGTGTCATGGTGTGAGTGTTCTAGATCCTGGGTCCTGATTGCCTACAAAGTGAGTCTGGGTCTCAAAGATGGCATAGGTGGGGGCCAGAGGACTTTGGAGATTTCAGGGATGTGGGTGGATTGGGGATGTAGGCAGGTCTTCTTGGTCTGAGAAGGGTTGTTTTGAATCTGGCTTTAGTTTGAAGAGATCGTTAGCACCTGAGGACA
It encodes the following:
- the PHLDA1 gene encoding pleckstrin homology-like domain family A member 1, coding for MRRAPAAERLSELGFPPRCGRQEPPFPLGVTRGWGGWPIQKRREGARPVPFSERSKEDGRGPEARCSGTLWRIRTRLPSCPDPEPPPPPSLCFLRVSLLCALRAGGRGSRWGEDGARLLLLPPARAAGSGEAEPIGAPPYAGRMLESSGCKALKEGVLEKRSDGLLQLWKKKCCILTEEGLLLIPPKQLQHQQQQQQQQQQPGQGPAEPSQPGGPAVASLEPPVKLKELHFSNMKTVDCVERKGKYMYFTVVMAEGKEIDFRCPQDQGWNAEITLQMVQYKNRQAILAVKSTRQKQQHLVQQQPPQPQPQPQPQPQPQPQPQPQPQPQPQPQPQTQSQPQPQPKPQPLHPYPHPHPHPHPHQLPHSHQQPLSQPLSQPHGHRLLRSTSNSA